DNA sequence from the bacterium genome:
CAATCCCGAGAATGTCGGGATCGCGGTGGCGACGGTGAACCCCTTCATGGTCGACGTGGCCAGCGGGGTCGAGGAGCAGCCGGGGATCAAGGACCGGCACAAGATGGAAGTTTTCATTTCCCGGGCCAAAGCCGGGCTGACGCGAGTCAAATGACCGGCCGCAGAGGACGGTCATCCTGAGCCAGCAGGCGAAGGATCCACTACCGGGTCCGTAGAGGATTCCTCGTCGCTTTGCTCCTCGGAATGACAGTGCTAGGAAACGAATCGATGGCGAAAAAATTCGATTTCAAAAAATATCCCTTTCCCGACCGCCACGGCCGCTTCGGCGAATTCGGCGGCAAATTCGTCGCCGAAACCTTGATGCCGGCCTTGAGCGAGCTCGAGCTGGCTTACAAGAAAGTGAAGCGCGATCCCCGTTTCAAGAAAGAGTTCAACCATTATGCCGCGACCTACGTCGGCCGCCCGACGCCGCTCTATTTCGCCGGCCGCTTGAGCGAGAAGCTGGGCCTCAAGATTTATCTCAAGCGCGAGGACCTCTGCCACACCGGGGCCCACAAGGTGAACAACACCCTGGGGCAGATCCTGCTCGCCCGCCGGATGGGCAAGAAGCGGATCATCGCCGAAACCGGCGCCGGCCAGCACGGCGTTGCCACCGCCACGATGTGCGCGCTCTTCGGCCTCGACTGCGAAGTCTACATGGGGGCCGAGGACATCCAGCGCCAGGCCTTGAACGTCTTCCGGATGAAGCTGCTCGGCGCCAAGGTGATCCCGGTGACCAGCGGCTCGGCGACCTTGAAGGACGCCTTGAACGAGGCCCTGCGCGATTGGATCACCAATATCGAGACCACCTACTACTGCATCGGCACCGTGGCCGGTCCTCATCCCTATCCGGTCTTGGTCCGCGATTTCCAAAGGGTGATCGGCGACGAGGCCCGGCGCCAGATCCTCAAGGCCGAAGGCCGCCTGCCCGATCAGGTCGTGGCCTGCGTCGGCGGCGGCTCCAATGCGATGGGCATTTTTTTCCCCTTCCTCAAGGACGAAGGGGTTGAGCTGGTGGGCATCGAGGCCGCCGGCGACGGCGTGAAGAGCGGGCGTCATGCCGCCACCCTGGTGGCCGGCCGGGTCGGGGTTCTCCACGGCCAGAAATCCTATCTTTTGCAAAGCGCCGAGGGACAGATCACCGAGACCCACTCGATCAGCGCCGGCCTGGATTATCCCGGAGTCGGCCCGGAGCATGCCTTTTTCAAGGAAACCGGCCGGGCCCAATACGTTCCGGTCACCGATGCCGAGGCCATGGAGGGCTTCGACCTGTTGACCCGCTATGAAGGCATTTTGCCGGCCCTCGAAAGCAGCCATGCCGTGGCCTATTTGAAGAAAGCACCCAAGGGCAAGCTGCTGGTGGTCAATTTGAGCGGCCGGGGCGACAAGGACATGGGCACCATCGCCCGCTATAAGAAGGTCACCCTTTAACCCATGAAGAACCGCATCGAGAAACGATTGGCCGCGCTGCAGCGGGAAGGGAAGAAGGCCCTGGTCGCCTTCGTCACCGCCGGCGATCCCCACCTGAAATGGACCCCTCAAGTCGTCCTGGAATTGGAAAAGGCCGGCGCCGACGTCATCGAGCTGGGCATGCCCTTCAGCGATCCGATGGCCGATGGGCCGGTCATTCAAAAGAGCAGCGAGCGGGCCTTAAAAGCCGGGACCACCTTGAAGGG
Encoded proteins:
- the trpB gene encoding tryptophan synthase subunit beta; translated protein: MAKKFDFKKYPFPDRHGRFGEFGGKFVAETLMPALSELELAYKKVKRDPRFKKEFNHYAATYVGRPTPLYFAGRLSEKLGLKIYLKREDLCHTGAHKVNNTLGQILLARRMGKKRIIAETGAGQHGVATATMCALFGLDCEVYMGAEDIQRQALNVFRMKLLGAKVIPVTSGSATLKDALNEALRDWITNIETTYYCIGTVAGPHPYPVLVRDFQRVIGDEARRQILKAEGRLPDQVVACVGGGSNAMGIFFPFLKDEGVELVGIEAAGDGVKSGRHAATLVAGRVGVLHGQKSYLLQSAEGQITETHSISAGLDYPGVGPEHAFFKETGRAQYVPVTDAEAMEGFDLLTRYEGILPALESSHAVAYLKKAPKGKLLVVNLSGRGDKDMGTIARYKKVTL